A segment of the Candidatus Doudnabacteria bacterium genome:
GATCGGCGGCGGTATCGCCGGCGACTTTCCGATCTGCGTCGTACCTCTCATCCAGCAGGATCTCAAGGAAGACTGCAAGCTCTGGGGTTATTTTTGCCAGATATCGGATTCCACGACTTCTTACGGTTCATACTCCGGTGCCGTGCCAAACGAGAAAATCACTTGGGGAAAATTGGATGTAACTACGCCCAGATTTGTGATAGAGTCAGACGCTACAATTGTGGCGCCATTGATATTTGCATATGTACTTAATCAATAACGCCCCCGGCGCTGATGCGCCACCCCCTCTTAAATTAAGAGGGGGTGAATTAGCCAAAGCGTTAGCGGGGGAGTTATTTCCTTAGAATATGTTTGACCCCAAAAAGCCATATGAACCAAAGCCATTTTTGGACATCTTCAACCTCGGCATCAAACCCGAGGTTACTTTTGAGTCCTCAGATGCCGTTATCGTACCTTTCGGATATGAAGGCACTGTGACTTTTGGGCATGGCACAGACAAGGGACCAGCAGGATTGATCGAAGCTTCCCTCCAGGTCGAGACTTTTGACGACGAGTTGCTGGATGATGTACAGGATCACATCAGAATTTGGACAACGCAGCAGCCGGAACTGCCTAAGGAGCCAGAAGAAGCGTGCAAGTTTTTGAAAAGTATTGTTGAAAATATCATCGAGCAAAAGAAACTGCCGGTGGTTGTGGGTGGGGAACACAGCATCAGTTTTGGTTTTGCCCAGGCTTTGAACGAGCATTACAAAGATGTTTCGGTTCTGGTTTTTGATTCGCATTTGGATCTTGGCGACAGGTGGTCGCCGAAACCTTTTACTCATGCGGCTTGGCTAAAATATTCTCTGGATTTGCCGAATATTAAAAAAGCCACATTGGTCGGCATCCGGAATTTTAATAAACTTGAATATGAATTTTGGCAGAACCATCCCGAACGCGTGAAAGTTTTCCTGGCAAGGGACCGTAAGAACTGGAAGATCGACGAGATCGTCGATAGCTTAGGCGAAAATGTATATTTAAGTTTTGATATTGATGCTTTTGACGCGAGCATGATCCCGTCCACCGGGACGCCTGAACCCGGGGGACCTGCGTGGGACGAAATTCTGCCGATAATCAAAGCAGTAGCTCAGAAGAAAAATATCATAGGGATTGATCTGGTGGAATTGGCGCCGATAAAAGAACTTCAAGCGCCGGACTTCATGGCTGCCAAGCTTTTGATGAAAATGATCTTATACAAATTCAAGGCGAAAGCGCTGAAAGCATAAACTTTTGGAGGAAACTAAGATGGCGGATGAAACCACCCAATCCGCATCGGATTGGTCGCGCAATCAGATACTCTGGTATCTGAAATACGTGAAAGCCGAGTATTTTTTGCTTACCAACGAGAACGAGTCCCGGAAGTACGGGGATGCTCAAAAGGCCCTTGAAGCCGGAGATCCAACTCCCGCCAAAGAGCTGCTGATACGAGACCGCGAGATCTGGTTCAAATGGGGCGAGACCATGCCCATCACCTGCCCTCACAAGGAGAGCCAGAAGAAGGATATTGACGGACATATTCGGCAGTTTGACAACTGGCTTGAGGCATTAGGTTAGGACGCTTGTCTTAGCCTTTTCTTTTTGCAATTCTTCTTATTGACAAAATCATATAAAAGGGGTT
Coding sequences within it:
- the speB gene encoding agmatinase; amino-acid sequence: MFDPKKPYEPKPFLDIFNLGIKPEVTFESSDAVIVPFGYEGTVTFGHGTDKGPAGLIEASLQVETFDDELLDDVQDHIRIWTTQQPELPKEPEEACKFLKSIVENIIEQKKLPVVVGGEHSISFGFAQALNEHYKDVSVLVFDSHLDLGDRWSPKPFTHAAWLKYSLDLPNIKKATLVGIRNFNKLEYEFWQNHPERVKVFLARDRKNWKIDEIVDSLGENVYLSFDIDAFDASMIPSTGTPEPGGPAWDEILPIIKAVAQKKNIIGIDLVELAPIKELQAPDFMAAKLLMKMILYKFKAKALKA